In the genome of Myxococcus stipitatus, one region contains:
- a CDS encoding terpene synthase family protein has product MTQEWTARQRLYVDKRGLLRLSRLRAGEFVSRIMPSGSEPALQVAVDFFVWLFAFDDAFCDEDAFGQPPHGMAAYAGLLGHLLDSPQTRILPEDPFAQSLRGLQQRLVRHASPVQLHRWSDAVRGYLHGQVWEAANRDAQRVCDLETYITLRLYSGAVMACPTLIDVVNGQELSAEELSRPLVRAASEVAATLVIWDNDLISHQKELHTRGELHNLLTVLMHARRCSEAEARHEALRMRDALMALLLRLLAQGQAEASRPLSMYLKGLGHFVRANIDWSNVSGRYFDPELRAPTDNVMACEVPTRDAVTLTPLPIASVQWWWECLSPEK; this is encoded by the coding sequence ATGACCCAGGAATGGACCGCGCGCCAGCGCCTCTACGTCGACAAGCGCGGACTGCTGCGCCTCTCCCGCCTTCGAGCCGGGGAGTTCGTCTCACGCATCATGCCGTCGGGCTCCGAGCCCGCGCTGCAAGTCGCCGTCGACTTCTTCGTCTGGCTCTTCGCGTTCGATGACGCCTTCTGCGACGAAGACGCCTTCGGACAACCGCCCCACGGCATGGCCGCCTACGCGGGCCTCCTGGGACATCTGCTGGACTCCCCCCAGACACGCATCCTCCCCGAAGACCCCTTTGCCCAGAGCCTGAGAGGGCTCCAACAACGACTGGTCCGTCACGCGAGCCCCGTGCAGCTCCACCGTTGGTCCGACGCCGTCCGAGGCTATCTCCACGGCCAGGTCTGGGAGGCCGCCAATCGCGATGCCCAACGCGTCTGCGACCTCGAGACATACATCACGCTGCGACTCTACAGCGGCGCGGTGATGGCGTGCCCCACGCTCATCGACGTCGTCAATGGACAGGAATTGTCCGCCGAGGAGCTGTCACGCCCCCTGGTTCGCGCGGCGAGCGAAGTCGCCGCGACCCTCGTCATCTGGGACAACGACCTCATCTCCCACCAGAAGGAGCTGCACACCCGCGGCGAGCTGCACAACCTCCTCACGGTGCTGATGCACGCGCGCCGCTGCTCGGAAGCCGAAGCCAGACACGAGGCCCTGCGCATGCGCGACGCGCTGATGGCGCTGCTCCTGCGGCTGCTGGCCCAGGGACAAGCGGAGGCCAGCCGCCCGCTGTCGATGTACCTGAAGGGCCTGGGGCACTTCGTACGCGCGAACATCGACTGGAGCAATGTCTCCGGCCGCTACTTCGACCCGGAGCTTCGCGCCCCCACGGACAACGTCATGGCGTGCGAAGTCCCCACCCGGGACGCAGTGACACTGACGCCACTGCCCATCGCCTCGGTTCAGTGGTGGTGGGAATGCCTGTCGCCGGAGAAGTGA
- a CDS encoding tRNA-uridine aminocarboxypropyltransferase, with the protein MSSRLASRPRCSRCNLSRHLCLCAEIPQVQTRTRILLLQHVMEIAKKSNTGRVAALAMPNSQVIIHGAPSGTDLELLSEPGTWLLYPDGPTAPPDAPPPRQLVVLDASWSQARRMTQRLPELRALPRLVLPPPEPGLLRLREPSHPSGMSTLDAVARAVEALEGREVAEPLERLAALRVQRIAACGTLY; encoded by the coding sequence ATGTCTTCACGTCTTGCCAGTCGCCCTCGTTGCTCCCGTTGCAACCTGTCTCGTCACCTGTGTCTGTGTGCCGAGATTCCCCAGGTTCAGACACGGACGCGAATCCTCCTGCTTCAGCACGTGATGGAGATCGCGAAGAAGAGCAACACGGGCCGGGTGGCGGCGCTGGCGATGCCGAACTCGCAGGTCATCATCCACGGCGCGCCCAGTGGGACGGACCTGGAGCTGCTCTCGGAGCCGGGGACCTGGCTGCTCTACCCGGATGGCCCCACGGCGCCCCCGGATGCACCGCCGCCGCGGCAGCTCGTGGTGTTGGATGCGAGCTGGTCGCAGGCGCGGCGGATGACGCAGCGGCTGCCCGAGCTGCGAGCCCTGCCTCGCCTGGTCCTGCCCCCGCCGGAGCCGGGCCTGCTCCGGCTCCGCGAGCCTTCGCATCCCTCGGGCATGTCCACGCTGGATGCCGTCGCGCGAGCCGTGGAGGCGCTGGAGGGGCGGGAGGTGGCGGAGCCGTTGGAGCGGCTCGCCGCGCTCCGGGTCCAGCGCATCGCCGCGTGCGGCACGTTGTATTGA
- a CDS encoding ABC transporter permease produces the protein MTRLPHEFRLAVRRLRDSPGFTLVAVLTLALGVGANSAIFSVVDAVLLRPLPMEAPEQLVRLYSGSGYEDHGPSSPPDFLDMRAQSRSFSGMVALRTTQLSLGGEGVVPERLRGTTSTADFFEVMGSRVALGRAFRQEDSQPGQERVVVLSHGLWSRLFQASPEVLGRTLWIGGVRHSVVGVAREGFDFPEQTQLWVPAVQDEGFTSPGARGNRSQRIYARLKPGVRLEAAQADVAGVAARLAQENPRSNTGIRALVEPLRDSLVGNVKPALLLLLGAVGLVLLIACANLSNLLLARAVSRRGELSVRLALGASRGDIIRQLLVESMVLAGMGSLAGILLSGWLLDVLLGLSPQGIPGLEHVAIDARSLAFTCGLGLLTALLFGWLPALQASREHPAASLRDVGAKGSTRGGGRARQALIVGETALAMVLLVCGGLLLKSFHHLREVDPGFRPEGALAFELDLPDSTYGWATPATRDFYDGLLERLRALPGVEAVGAVQGLPLGGRNLISTLRDLALPEPPPGEEPVTQVSIVTPGYAQALGLRLVRGRWLESGDGASEGHRAVLLSEEAARRYWPGQDPMGREVEVGADFGNGRLGGRVVGIVGDVRHEGLSKAPFPQVYAPFTQALGGRMTVVLRTKDAPLTLAEPVRAEVRALDASLPVGNLRPLEALVGEALSQPRFYMLVTTAFAALALTLAAVGLSGVIAHAVSHRTREFGIRMALGARGGEILKGVMGQYLRLTLCGLAVGLGLAFAATRMMAGLVYGVGPSDPLTYVCASALLASVALVASYVPALRATRVDPLIALRGD, from the coding sequence ATGACGCGCCTTCCTCATGAGTTCCGCCTCGCCGTGCGCCGCCTGCGCGACAGCCCCGGCTTCACCCTGGTGGCGGTCCTGACACTGGCGCTCGGAGTGGGCGCCAACAGCGCCATCTTCAGCGTGGTGGACGCAGTCTTGCTGCGGCCCCTCCCCATGGAGGCCCCCGAGCAGCTCGTCCGCCTGTACAGCGGCAGCGGGTACGAGGACCACGGGCCCTCCTCTCCGCCCGACTTCCTCGACATGCGAGCCCAGTCCCGCTCCTTCTCAGGCATGGTGGCGCTGCGCACGACCCAGTTGAGCCTCGGAGGGGAAGGCGTGGTGCCCGAGCGGCTCCGAGGCACCACCAGCACCGCGGACTTCTTCGAGGTGATGGGCTCTCGCGTGGCGCTCGGTCGGGCCTTCCGACAGGAGGACTCTCAACCGGGGCAGGAGCGTGTGGTGGTGCTGAGCCATGGGCTGTGGAGCCGCCTGTTTCAAGCCAGCCCCGAGGTGCTCGGCCGAACGCTCTGGATTGGAGGCGTGCGCCACTCCGTGGTGGGCGTGGCTCGCGAGGGCTTCGACTTCCCCGAGCAGACCCAGCTCTGGGTGCCCGCCGTCCAGGACGAGGGGTTCACGTCGCCGGGTGCCCGCGGCAATCGCTCCCAGCGAATCTACGCGCGGCTGAAGCCCGGCGTCCGCCTGGAGGCGGCCCAAGCGGATGTGGCCGGCGTGGCCGCGCGCCTGGCACAGGAGAACCCGCGCTCGAACACTGGCATCCGAGCCCTGGTGGAGCCGCTGCGGGACTCCCTGGTGGGGAACGTGAAGCCCGCGCTGCTCCTGCTCCTCGGGGCGGTGGGGCTGGTGCTGCTCATCGCGTGCGCCAACCTCTCCAACCTGCTCCTCGCCCGCGCGGTGAGCCGCCGAGGTGAGCTGTCCGTGCGCCTGGCCCTGGGCGCGAGCCGAGGCGACATCATCCGACAGCTCCTCGTCGAGAGCATGGTGCTGGCGGGGATGGGCTCGCTCGCGGGCATCCTCTTGTCGGGCTGGTTGCTGGATGTCCTCCTGGGCCTGTCGCCCCAGGGCATTCCAGGGCTCGAGCACGTGGCCATCGACGCGCGAAGCCTCGCCTTCACCTGTGGCCTGGGGTTGCTCACCGCGCTCCTGTTCGGATGGCTGCCCGCGCTCCAGGCTTCACGGGAGCATCCCGCCGCCAGCCTCCGGGACGTGGGCGCGAAGGGAAGCACGCGAGGTGGAGGCCGCGCGCGACAGGCGCTCATCGTCGGGGAGACGGCGCTCGCGATGGTGCTGCTTGTCTGTGGTGGGTTGCTGCTCAAGAGCTTCCACCACCTGCGGGAGGTGGACCCCGGCTTCCGCCCGGAGGGGGCGCTCGCCTTCGAGCTGGACCTGCCGGATTCCACCTATGGCTGGGCCACCCCCGCGACGCGGGACTTCTACGACGGACTGCTGGAGCGGCTGCGGGCGCTTCCCGGCGTCGAGGCCGTAGGCGCCGTCCAGGGGCTCCCGCTGGGGGGCCGCAACCTCATCTCCACCCTGCGCGACCTGGCCTTGCCGGAGCCTCCGCCCGGTGAGGAGCCAGTCACCCAGGTGAGCATCGTGACACCGGGCTATGCGCAGGCCCTGGGGTTGAGGCTGGTGCGAGGCCGGTGGCTGGAGTCCGGCGACGGCGCGAGTGAGGGGCATCGCGCGGTGCTCCTCAGCGAGGAGGCCGCCCGCCGCTACTGGCCCGGGCAGGACCCCATGGGACGAGAGGTGGAGGTCGGCGCCGACTTCGGCAACGGCCGCCTTGGAGGACGGGTGGTGGGCATCGTGGGTGACGTGCGCCACGAAGGGCTCTCCAAGGCGCCCTTCCCTCAAGTCTATGCGCCCTTCACCCAGGCGCTCGGCGGGCGGATGACGGTGGTGCTCCGGACGAAGGACGCGCCGCTCACCCTCGCGGAGCCGGTGCGCGCGGAGGTGCGGGCACTCGACGCCAGCCTGCCCGTGGGCAACCTGCGGCCCCTGGAGGCACTGGTGGGCGAGGCGCTGTCCCAGCCGCGCTTCTACATGCTGGTGACGACCGCTTTCGCGGCGCTGGCGCTGACGCTGGCGGCCGTGGGGCTGTCCGGGGTCATCGCGCATGCGGTGAGCCACCGGACGCGGGAGTTCGGCATCCGCATGGCGCTGGGCGCACGGGGCGGAGAGATTCTCAAGGGGGTGATGGGGCAGTACCTGCGGCTGACGCTGTGTGGACTCGCCGTCGGGCTCGGGTTGGCCTTCGCCGCCACCCGGATGATGGCGGGGCTGGTGTATGGCGTCGGGCCTTCGGACCCGCTGACGTACGTCTGCGCCTCCGCGCTCCTGGCTTCCGTGGCGCTGGTGGCCAGCTATGTGCCGGCCCTCCGCGCCACCCGGGTCGACCCCCTCATCGCCCTGCGCGGGGATTGA
- a CDS encoding ferritin-like domain-containing protein, with the protein MESASGVLLFILVCGPIPLVWGLKLLVSRSSSPLARFAGAILALGGGAVTGLVAWLIHELTTSSFSKGRVLRLQGRARVARRALGQGWTDDAVPDLSGLSAWQRTVLGEAWLYSAGMEHASVPAFSKLSLKLSALGAPSALLEDCHLAALDEVRHARRCFAMARAYSGMPWTAGTLPALAQAASQPLPTGTENDWARLVRGSLLDGCLSEGLASRVAEEGASRATDPVVRETLLVIAEDEGRHAELGWDVLDFALERGGRSARDALRQALSELDSRQAPAMPPIPGVDEAFLARNGLLPQAELGRLMRLCIEATRARAEALLAPSPSEHRLSFQQHPV; encoded by the coding sequence ATGGAGTCGGCGTCTGGCGTCCTGCTGTTCATCTTGGTCTGCGGTCCCATCCCCCTCGTGTGGGGGCTCAAGCTCCTGGTGAGTCGGAGCTCCTCGCCGCTCGCGCGCTTCGCCGGGGCCATCCTGGCGCTGGGCGGTGGCGCGGTGACGGGGCTCGTGGCCTGGCTCATCCACGAGTTGACCACGAGCAGCTTCTCGAAGGGACGCGTCCTGCGGCTCCAAGGTCGCGCCCGCGTGGCGCGCCGAGCCCTCGGTCAAGGCTGGACGGACGACGCCGTGCCCGACCTCTCGGGGCTCTCGGCCTGGCAGCGAACGGTGCTGGGCGAGGCGTGGCTGTACTCGGCGGGGATGGAGCATGCGTCGGTCCCTGCCTTCTCGAAGCTGTCGCTCAAGCTCTCCGCGCTGGGGGCGCCGTCGGCGCTGCTCGAGGACTGCCACCTCGCGGCCCTGGACGAGGTCCGCCATGCCCGAAGGTGCTTCGCCATGGCCCGCGCCTACTCGGGAATGCCGTGGACCGCGGGGACACTCCCAGCGCTCGCACAGGCCGCTTCACAGCCGCTTCCCACCGGCACGGAGAACGACTGGGCTCGACTGGTCCGAGGTTCACTCCTGGATGGGTGCTTGAGCGAGGGGCTCGCCTCACGCGTCGCCGAAGAGGGCGCGAGCCGGGCCACGGACCCCGTCGTGCGAGAGACATTGTTGGTCATCGCCGAGGACGAGGGGCGCCACGCGGAGCTGGGTTGGGACGTCCTCGACTTCGCCCTGGAGCGAGGTGGCCGGAGCGCGAGGGACGCCCTGCGACAGGCCCTCTCGGAGCTGGACTCACGGCAGGCCCCCGCCATGCCTCCCATCCCTGGCGTCGATGAGGCGTTCCTCGCGCGAAACGGCCTGCTCCCCCAAGCGGAGCTGGGACGCCTGATGCGCCTGTGCATCGAGGCCACCCGCGCCCGGGCCGAAGCCCTGCTCGCCCCGTCGCCCTCCGAGCACCGTTTGAGCTTTCAGCAACATCCCGTCTAG
- a CDS encoding annexin → MALDGTGNSRRLTTQVPVRRPSEEARPAAPKPAERKPAERHERSSFTPQNPQVKPGQSAESSSLLTENSRDGKANCLDVAADWVDKATPALRARSEMVFLKDSRPGAEGQSGHVVIRQGDRVVDPSSGKNYDNLQAFLKEQPHYQPAGTLSGNAAAKIFAAPPGSAERQRAISEAKVPDSLQRMMVADSPQAAPTTQAPAYSQADADRDAASLYDAMEGGVTGWGTDEDKIFKTLEGKTPEQINLIRKGYKDHYGKDMDSVIRDELSGADEKHAMALLQGDPAKSAAVQVQAELDGVFGSNEDLLKVLEKQTPEQRQATAQKFAEMNGGLKPGQSAQDFMLDRLGKELNPEQLGRARNMLAAGQSQTPEQKNQLEAQAIKDGLKKDMDGWGTDEDRIFERLEKATPEQRKILAQDEALKNRLKDELGTEDFDRAMGLMQDNPAKADAARLTSAMNGFFGADESGVRSVLEGKKPEELERIKAEYQTMTGKSLEDEIRKWDGADKDVTLRLLNPPKEGDTQGRADAAAEKLKLAVDGAGTDEDAIRNVLKGKSKAEINDISAAYQRKYGEDLRSRLDSELSGRDHLELVKQDFDLGAVNDKDPGAAQERVRRLREQQANESGFGTWVLDNVQRGIKGGESDNDRLNRTLGDAERAIQSGDTRTADRSVGFATDDVKSLQSSKDSLAEGAATAAVVVATTAAVVATGGAATPLALAGYAALGATTRAATYELIQGGAAGWEDAGRQALIGAVEGGTVVLPVTKGASIATTTAAKSVATTAGREVAENTVLTAARQGVKEGVVGGAAGGAVDAATRSETWQNGLADGLTRVAEQAATGAVIGGTAGGLTSAGLTKALQPKEIPVVRNPELTGNTAHVRYDDGRVRVEVGPNVSPAQLKAHMDVARELQKFDGPLGKLREMKSRLQEKLTGMPGYGSQGFESQLEVKKLKGLIGELEKTEAATVGSLKNAGKTPESSTELARIRSELDSLNTQLRAHETAVDSLVPARGYVAAEARAGAERAKANGWPDAEKGYYWTLRSGQTEPQYIRSSSDLPRREYDTDLGKFVNSADEGPKPPKRFEPGTTAEKAFDELGGNDPTTPFGKWVTTMENAKIVPEGADPTKSLRENIIASLKKNEGALAGATHDNIRHGLKGPYKDKLLDHITNPAHLETTQKYQDVLARTGDAQQALRAASHDEMLTVSNGMAIKEQGNLAEAWYLKTFGTQDSSTQVSITQDHAKAQGVTLEKDRFADQVEVNDGTVRELKNVYTALGPDEKKQFGDLVKIASQNLQVKAKVGDDFANVEAKSLVMSFLDPRGVKANTNFMKDQLEKLPDGAPVKFEIFNANGERKFITQADQQELGTPAMEAWLKGEAPWKLPSEG, encoded by the coding sequence ATGGCACTCGATGGGACCGGGAACAGCAGGCGGCTGACGACGCAGGTTCCGGTGAGGCGACCTTCCGAGGAAGCCCGTCCGGCCGCCCCCAAGCCCGCGGAGCGCAAGCCGGCCGAGCGCCATGAGCGCTCCAGCTTCACGCCGCAGAATCCGCAGGTGAAGCCCGGGCAGAGCGCGGAGTCCTCGTCGCTCCTCACGGAGAACTCGCGCGACGGCAAGGCCAACTGCCTGGATGTCGCCGCCGACTGGGTGGACAAGGCCACGCCCGCGCTGCGCGCCCGCTCGGAGATGGTGTTCCTCAAGGACTCGCGTCCCGGCGCCGAGGGCCAGTCCGGACACGTGGTGATCCGCCAGGGGGACCGCGTCGTCGACCCCTCCTCGGGCAAGAACTACGACAACCTCCAGGCCTTCCTGAAGGAACAGCCCCACTACCAGCCCGCGGGCACCCTCTCCGGGAATGCGGCGGCGAAGATCTTCGCGGCGCCGCCGGGCTCCGCGGAGCGCCAGCGCGCCATCTCCGAGGCGAAGGTTCCCGACTCCCTCCAGCGGATGATGGTCGCGGACTCGCCCCAGGCCGCGCCGACGACCCAGGCTCCCGCCTATTCGCAGGCCGACGCGGACCGCGACGCGGCGTCCCTCTATGACGCCATGGAGGGAGGCGTCACCGGCTGGGGCACGGACGAGGACAAGATCTTCAAGACGCTGGAGGGCAAGACGCCCGAGCAGATCAACCTCATCCGCAAGGGCTACAAGGACCACTACGGCAAGGACATGGACTCCGTCATCCGCGACGAGCTGAGCGGCGCGGACGAGAAGCACGCCATGGCCCTGCTCCAGGGCGACCCGGCCAAGAGCGCCGCGGTGCAGGTGCAGGCGGAGCTGGACGGCGTCTTCGGCTCGAACGAGGACCTGCTCAAGGTGCTGGAGAAGCAGACGCCCGAGCAGCGGCAGGCCACCGCGCAGAAGTTCGCGGAGATGAATGGCGGCCTCAAGCCCGGCCAGTCGGCGCAGGACTTCATGCTCGACAGGCTGGGCAAGGAGCTCAACCCGGAGCAGCTCGGCCGCGCTCGCAACATGCTGGCCGCGGGTCAATCCCAGACACCCGAGCAGAAGAACCAGCTGGAGGCCCAGGCCATCAAGGACGGCCTCAAGAAGGACATGGACGGGTGGGGCACGGACGAGGACCGCATCTTCGAGCGCCTGGAGAAGGCCACGCCGGAGCAGCGCAAGATTCTCGCGCAGGACGAGGCGCTCAAGAACCGGCTGAAGGACGAGCTGGGCACGGAGGACTTCGACCGGGCCATGGGGTTGATGCAAGACAACCCGGCCAAGGCGGATGCGGCCCGCCTCACCAGCGCCATGAATGGTTTCTTCGGCGCGGACGAGTCGGGCGTGCGCTCCGTCCTCGAGGGCAAGAAGCCCGAGGAGCTGGAGCGCATCAAGGCCGAGTATCAGACGATGACCGGCAAGTCCCTCGAGGACGAGATTCGCAAGTGGGACGGCGCGGACAAGGACGTGACGCTGCGCCTGCTCAACCCACCCAAGGAAGGCGACACGCAGGGCCGCGCGGACGCCGCCGCCGAGAAGCTCAAGCTGGCCGTGGATGGCGCGGGCACCGACGAGGACGCCATCCGCAACGTGCTGAAGGGCAAGTCCAAGGCGGAGATCAACGACATCTCCGCCGCGTATCAGCGGAAGTATGGCGAGGACCTGCGCTCGCGACTGGACTCCGAGCTCAGCGGCCGGGACCACCTGGAGCTGGTGAAGCAGGACTTCGACCTGGGCGCGGTGAATGACAAGGACCCCGGCGCGGCGCAGGAGCGCGTGCGCCGGCTGCGCGAGCAACAGGCCAATGAGTCCGGCTTCGGCACCTGGGTCCTGGACAACGTCCAGCGAGGCATCAAGGGCGGCGAGTCCGACAACGACAGACTCAACCGGACGTTGGGAGACGCCGAGCGCGCCATCCAGTCCGGCGATACGCGGACGGCCGACCGCTCCGTCGGGTTCGCCACGGATGACGTGAAGTCGTTGCAGAGCAGCAAGGACTCGCTCGCCGAGGGCGCGGCGACGGCCGCCGTGGTGGTGGCGACCACCGCCGCCGTGGTGGCCACGGGCGGCGCGGCGACGCCGCTGGCTCTCGCGGGTTACGCGGCCCTGGGCGCGACGACGCGGGCCGCCACGTACGAGCTGATTCAAGGCGGCGCCGCGGGCTGGGAGGACGCAGGTCGCCAGGCGCTGATTGGCGCCGTCGAGGGCGGCACCGTCGTCCTTCCGGTGACCAAGGGCGCAAGCATCGCGACCACCACCGCCGCGAAGAGCGTGGCGACGACGGCGGGACGGGAGGTCGCGGAGAACACGGTCCTCACCGCCGCCAGGCAGGGCGTCAAGGAAGGCGTGGTCGGCGGCGCGGCGGGCGGCGCGGTGGATGCGGCCACCCGGAGCGAGACCTGGCAGAACGGCCTCGCGGACGGACTGACCCGCGTGGCCGAGCAGGCCGCCACGGGCGCCGTCATCGGCGGGACGGCGGGCGGGTTGACCTCCGCGGGGCTCACGAAGGCGCTCCAGCCGAAGGAGATTCCCGTGGTGCGCAACCCGGAGCTGACCGGGAACACCGCGCACGTGCGCTACGACGATGGCCGCGTCCGGGTCGAGGTCGGCCCCAACGTCTCGCCCGCGCAGCTGAAGGCGCACATGGACGTGGCTCGCGAGCTCCAGAAGTTCGACGGGCCGCTGGGCAAGCTGCGCGAGATGAAGAGCCGACTCCAGGAGAAGCTGACCGGCATGCCCGGCTACGGCTCGCAGGGCTTCGAGTCCCAGCTGGAGGTCAAGAAGCTCAAGGGCCTCATCGGCGAGCTGGAGAAGACCGAGGCCGCCACGGTGGGCAGCCTCAAGAACGCGGGGAAGACGCCCGAGTCCTCCACGGAGCTCGCGCGCATCCGCTCCGAGCTGGACAGCCTGAACACGCAGCTTCGCGCGCACGAGACCGCGGTCGACTCGCTGGTGCCCGCTCGCGGGTACGTGGCGGCGGAGGCGCGCGCGGGCGCCGAGCGCGCCAAGGCCAACGGCTGGCCCGACGCGGAGAAGGGCTATTATTGGACCCTCCGCTCGGGCCAGACGGAGCCCCAATACATCAGGTCCTCCTCGGACCTCCCGCGCAGGGAGTACGACACGGACCTGGGGAAGTTCGTCAACTCCGCGGATGAAGGCCCCAAGCCTCCGAAGCGCTTCGAGCCGGGCACCACGGCCGAGAAGGCCTTCGATGAGCTGGGCGGGAACGACCCCACGACGCCCTTCGGCAAGTGGGTGACCACGATGGAGAACGCGAAGATCGTTCCCGAAGGGGCCGACCCGACGAAGTCGCTTCGGGAGAACATCATCGCGTCCCTGAAGAAGAACGAGGGCGCACTGGCGGGAGCCACCCACGACAACATCCGCCACGGCCTGAAGGGGCCCTACAAAGACAAGCTCCTGGACCACATCACCAACCCCGCGCATCTGGAGACGACCCAGAAGTACCAGGACGTGCTCGCGCGGACAGGCGACGCGCAGCAGGCGCTCCGCGCCGCGAGCCATGACGAGATGCTCACCGTCTCCAATGGCATGGCCATCAAGGAGCAGGGAAACCTGGCGGAGGCCTGGTACCTGAAGACCTTCGGCACCCAGGACTCGAGCACCCAGGTCTCCATCACCCAGGACCACGCGAAGGCGCAGGGCGTGACGCTGGAGAAGGACCGCTTCGCGGACCAGGTGGAGGTCAATGACGGCACGGTGCGCGAGCTGAAGAACGTCTACACGGCCCTGGGGCCCGACGAGAAGAAGCAGTTCGGCGACCTGGTGAAGATTGCCAGCCAGAACCTCCAGGTGAAGGCCAAGGTCGGCGACGACTTCGCCAATGTGGAGGCCAAATCCCTGGTCATGTCCTTCCTCGACCCGCGCGGCGTCAAAGCCAACACGAACTTCATGAAGGACCAGCTGGAGAAGCTCCCGGATGGCGCCCCGGTGAAGTTCGAGATCTTCAATGCGAACGGGGAGCGGAAGTTCATCACCCAGGCCGACCAGCAGGAGCTGGGGACCCCGGCGATGGAGGCCTGGCTCAAGGGCGAAGCCCCCTGGAAGTTGCCGTCCGAGGGATAG